The following proteins are encoded in a genomic region of Maribacter hydrothermalis:
- a CDS encoding nucleotidyltransferase family protein, with product MTLLLMAAGSGSRYGKLKQFDDLGPNGEFLMEFAIYDAIQNNFEQIVVITKKENVSFLEEHLSKRLPKSIKLNVLAQELTDLPDGVTFTGERKKPWGTAHAVWTARNVINGPFVVINADDFYGQAAYKKAADFMKADANAYALLGYTLKDTLSEHGSVSRGVCEVDGDNLVSVQERLKLVQKADKIVDEDTNLDFTGDEQASMNFWVCRPSIFDKIESEFRQFLKDDERIANSELYIPLMIQEMLQAKEIEVKCIPSGGDWFGVTYASDKEKAMNSLKEKSDSGKYPAPIWS from the coding sequence ATGACATTACTTTTAATGGCTGCCGGTAGCGGTAGCAGATATGGAAAACTAAAACAATTTGATGATTTAGGTCCAAACGGTGAGTTTTTAATGGAATTTGCTATTTATGACGCTATTCAGAACAATTTCGAGCAAATTGTAGTTATCACAAAAAAAGAAAACGTTTCTTTTTTAGAAGAGCACCTTTCAAAAAGATTACCAAAATCGATAAAATTAAATGTCCTTGCCCAAGAACTAACTGATTTACCTGATGGAGTAACATTCACCGGCGAGCGTAAAAAACCTTGGGGTACTGCACATGCAGTATGGACAGCAAGAAATGTAATAAATGGCCCATTTGTAGTAATTAATGCCGATGATTTTTATGGTCAAGCTGCATACAAGAAAGCTGCAGATTTCATGAAAGCAGATGCCAATGCTTATGCACTTTTGGGTTACACATTAAAAGATACATTATCTGAGCATGGTTCAGTTTCCAGAGGTGTTTGCGAAGTTGATGGCGACAATTTAGTTTCTGTTCAGGAACGTCTTAAACTTGTACAAAAAGCTGATAAAATTGTTGATGAGGATACCAATTTAGATTTTACTGGAGATGAGCAAGCTAGCATGAACTTTTGGGTATGTAGACCTTCTATTTTCGATAAAATAGAATCTGAATTTAGACAGTTTTTAAAGGATGATGAACGTATAGCAAATAGCGAGTTGTACATTCCTTTAATGATTCAAGAAATGCTGCAAGCTAAGGAGATAGAAGTAAAATGCATACCTTCTGGCGGAGACTGGTTTGGTGTAACTTATGCCAGTGATAAAGAAAAAGCAATGAATAGTCTTAAGGAAAAATCTGATTCGGGAAAATACCCTGCTCCTATTTGGAGTTAA